A genomic window from Methanovulcanius yangii includes:
- a CDS encoding vWA domain-containing protein has protein sequence MGRLSWRAGGALLLFLCVAVVGAAALTAEEIDISPGELTITAGDGGGMIGVEINDGAVTVDRVTFTYLNASSDPSGKLSVTDSANPGPYQTVFSSTKAGDASIKVTVHYRVGDEVQTPIEKEYDHIRVIPDAPYQYIAITREGIVPAGGSTPITVRMKDRYGNVINDETGDTVDFWVSVDGAEFQYESITAQHVAVPFSASGNCTVTFQAPEKAVPVIIRIDPGYGATLERLITIDVVGERVPVALTASVVTVPAYPIPFQCLADGESYFRVNYLVTDRFGNGIEDYPVDVSTNMGESVTIYTAASGYAMMNYGPRTAIGTVTMMATAGGIDAEDLILRFTGGTAEGFEIIVNPSNIPSADTDASVVSSISARVNNIVGTGVAGETVNFKIKTGTITNSTIMTDPVLTYARDDATGPEILTVTTDEEGYATVYLHAGAFPEQGEEGFDPYALGSCIVDVSWNGKTKNTGNITWRNYPYLRVETSVSADVVAPGDTLDVTIHLIGDGNNYQDHGPIDVVICLDRGEDMLISEGLKDRMEIAREAAMILVTGGNNGISFDPDNDRVALITYSDPTTTDDIVFPLGVADILTVPGTFNWKKNVGKDGNKNDDEEYIGNYSGNGNTIYNSYATVDFEFGSEAGANWINLHDVLWKVVPIKKDDSGQASAPLRLGLAKSIQYIEENSGNPEAVKAIVLLMQNNYRYFGDPFAEGPVMTVLPDSNTLAKGGAPYYQFLPNDEYLDNGATVPPQNMVEYAKANGIKIYAIYYPSGGSVSDEAVPKRLAEETGGEYFFAGDEAALEEAFHEISLALLREAGIHTSVDLTFAELPDDVTYTATDLLSYEPYTNVDFFNWTTYPYAAASQEDRLPGFAYVVDQTDMWEATGDYAGNEPGTLQFEVGNVSVKQTWMTQFSLMINASITEPINFTLFAPGSMVEFESGEDVITEIIPAVIVTVMPGLTPQTLFDATIDVDHLNLTDWDASFAYFEWPINYTGSFPLDEQFYIRRIDGEDTNWKNIGSLTVPMTCTGDTLSLYTADLEKGLYEARIKVSSADAGYDEAVEMFPVGYTLEDYYILLT, from the coding sequence TGTTACCGATTCGGCAAATCCCGGCCCTTATCAGACCGTCTTTTCGTCAACCAAAGCCGGTGACGCCTCTATAAAAGTAACCGTCCATTACCGGGTGGGAGACGAGGTACAGACTCCGATAGAAAAGGAGTACGATCATATTCGGGTGATCCCCGATGCCCCGTACCAGTACATCGCCATCACCCGTGAAGGAATCGTCCCCGCCGGGGGAAGCACCCCCATCACTGTTCGGATGAAAGACCGCTACGGTAACGTGATCAATGATGAAACCGGGGATACCGTCGATTTCTGGGTTTCCGTTGACGGTGCTGAGTTCCAGTACGAAAGCATTACTGCACAGCATGTTGCCGTGCCTTTCAGTGCTTCAGGCAACTGTACGGTCACCTTCCAGGCCCCGGAGAAGGCGGTGCCAGTCATTATCCGGATTGATCCGGGTTATGGTGCCACTCTTGAACGACTAATTACCATCGATGTTGTGGGTGAACGGGTACCCGTGGCCCTCACCGCGTCGGTTGTTACGGTGCCAGCATACCCGATACCCTTCCAATGTCTTGCGGACGGGGAGAGTTATTTCAGGGTCAATTACCTCGTCACCGACCGATTCGGTAATGGTATCGAGGACTACCCGGTCGACGTCTCGACCAACATGGGTGAGTCGGTAACCATTTACACAGCTGCATCGGGCTACGCCATGATGAATTACGGGCCCAGAACCGCGATAGGGACGGTGACCATGATGGCAACCGCCGGCGGCATTGACGCAGAAGATCTAATCCTTCGCTTCACCGGAGGTACGGCAGAGGGATTCGAAATAATCGTCAACCCCTCGAATATCCCCAGTGCAGATACTGATGCGTCGGTGGTTTCATCCATCAGTGCACGAGTCAACAACATTGTCGGAACTGGTGTTGCCGGGGAAACCGTCAATTTTAAAATCAAAACCGGAACCATCACAAACTCAACCATCATGACAGATCCGGTGCTTACTTACGCACGGGACGACGCAACTGGACCGGAAATACTGACCGTTACCACTGATGAGGAGGGATATGCGACCGTGTACCTTCATGCCGGTGCCTTCCCCGAGCAAGGCGAAGAGGGTTTTGACCCGTATGCCCTGGGCAGCTGCATCGTCGATGTCTCCTGGAATGGCAAGACTAAGAACACAGGTAACATCACGTGGCGTAATTACCCCTACCTCCGTGTCGAGACGAGTGTATCCGCTGATGTCGTGGCACCCGGCGATACCCTGGATGTCACCATCCACCTCATTGGCGATGGGAACAACTACCAGGATCATGGCCCAATCGATGTGGTCATCTGCCTCGACCGTGGCGAGGACATGCTCATTTCTGAAGGCCTGAAAGACCGGATGGAGATTGCACGTGAAGCAGCAATGATCCTGGTGACAGGAGGCAACAATGGTATCAGCTTTGATCCCGATAATGACAGGGTCGCACTTATCACCTACAGCGACCCGACGACGACAGATGATATTGTATTCCCGTTAGGTGTTGCCGATATTCTAACGGTACCCGGCACTTTCAACTGGAAAAAGAATGTCGGAAAGGATGGAAACAAGAATGATGACGAAGAATATATCGGGAATTATTCTGGAAACGGCAACACGATATACAATAGTTATGCGACCGTAGACTTCGAGTTCGGTTCAGAAGCTGGAGCAAACTGGATCAACCTCCATGATGTGCTTTGGAAGGTTGTTCCCATCAAAAAGGACGACTCGGGCCAGGCAAGTGCACCCCTCAGGCTCGGCCTTGCAAAATCCATTCAATACATAGAGGAGAACTCCGGAAACCCTGAAGCGGTAAAGGCAATCGTGCTTCTCATGCAGAACAATTACCGCTACTTCGGCGACCCGTTTGCCGAAGGACCGGTGATGACGGTGCTTCCGGATTCAAATACCCTCGCAAAGGGCGGTGCCCCGTATTACCAATTTTTACCCAATGATGAATACCTCGACAACGGCGCAACAGTACCGCCCCAGAATATGGTCGAGTATGCCAAAGCCAATGGCATAAAAATATACGCGATATATTACCCCAGCGGTGGTTCCGTCAGCGATGAGGCGGTGCCAAAGCGACTTGCCGAAGAGACCGGCGGAGAATACTTCTTCGCAGGAGACGAGGCGGCGCTCGAAGAGGCTTTCCACGAAATCAGTCTCGCTTTGCTCCGTGAGGCCGGTATCCATACCAGCGTTGACCTCACCTTTGCCGAACTGCCGGATGATGTCACCTACACGGCAACGGATCTGCTCTCGTATGAACCGTATACCAATGTAGACTTCTTCAACTGGACAACATACCCCTATGCGGCAGCGTCTCAGGAAGACCGCCTCCCCGGCTTCGCGTATGTGGTGGACCAGACGGACATGTGGGAAGCGACAGGAGATTACGCCGGAAATGAGCCAGGAACTCTTCAGTTTGAAGTAGGGAACGTCTCGGTCAAGCAGACCTGGATGACACAATTCTCCCTCATGATCAATGCATCCATCACCGAACCGATTAACTTCACCCTCTTTGCGCCGGGGTCTATGGTCGAGTTTGAGAGCGGTGAGGATGTCATCACGGAAATCATCCCTGCGGTTATCGTGACCGTCATGCCCGGCCTTACCCCACAAACGCTGTTCGATGCAACGATTGATGTGGATCATCTTAATCTCACAGATTGGGATGCATCCTTTGCCTACTTCGAGTGGCCAATCAATTACACCGGCTCATTCCCATTGGATGAACAGTTCTATATCAGGAGAATAGACGGCGAAGATACCAACTGGAAAAATATCGGGTCGTTGACCGTGCCTATGACCTGTACCGGTGACACGCTGTCGCTGTACACTGCAGATCTCGAAAAAGGGTTGTATGAGGCACGTATCAAGGTCTCATCTGCTGATGCGGGATATGATGAAGCAGTAGAAATGTTCCCTGTTGGCTATACCCTTGAAGACTACTACATTCTGCTGACCTGA
- a CDS encoding efflux RND transporter permease subunit: protein MKSIFAALADTINNHPKTVAATIVVIMVFGLYGATMVTMATGTETYIDITTPEGSLIYQYENTYGSDMIFLMVEGENLYDPEVLAYLDTVTADISNEQHITSVYSVADVVKAANGGTIPGSAAEIQAIVEEQPNMLTANGQTGMMTLVGADLEAGLSEEVQSAVLQNIKVIIDAIPQPPGVTVTVTGSPAFAEEMQEEMGTSTGMLIGLALLLMVVAMGLLFGNVRYRFLPVAIVVMGVILSFGVMGWSKTPLSMVVMAAFPVMIGIGIDYAIQFQTRFDEEVRKGSIRDAVTTTITQSGPAVMVALGATCLGFFALSIAPFPMVVDFGVICIIGVACCYLSALVVIPTFGTLVQYRPLESREVRSKGKKSGPGMMERYDMALGSVAGKIANNPVPILLLLGCVAVLGIPLDSEVIISTDEESMVPQDMPAMVSMSKLGDVVGSTSSLPLIVRSNDVLAPDVLQWMDEFGNYATDHNDEITGATSIATLLTAANGGTLPTDKVAIEEALALIPEDTREGYLTGGTEAVIQFSMIDISMSEADGVVSKLESDLDWREPPAGVTAVFSGQIVMFTGMISDITESKAGMNILGFILITGFLILVYRRVAAITPMIPIIMIIGWNTVIMYVLGLQYNLLTATLGAMSIGIASEYTILIMERYDEERERGCGCTEAIQTAIQKIGTAITISGLTTVFGFSALTLSDFPIMSNFGLVTVLTVGFSLIGAILVMPAVLSLTCRYRDHHAKNENAAVGH, encoded by the coding sequence TTGAAATCCATATTTGCAGCCCTCGCCGATACCATCAACAACCATCCGAAGACCGTTGCGGCGACCATCGTGGTAATCATGGTCTTCGGCCTTTACGGGGCGACCATGGTGACGATGGCGACCGGAACAGAGACCTACATCGATATCACCACTCCCGAAGGGTCGCTCATCTACCAGTACGAAAACACCTACGGGAGCGATATGATCTTCCTCATGGTCGAGGGGGAGAACCTCTACGATCCGGAGGTACTCGCGTATCTTGATACCGTCACGGCGGATATCTCAAATGAACAGCATATCACGTCGGTATACAGCGTCGCCGATGTGGTGAAGGCGGCAAACGGTGGAACCATTCCCGGCAGTGCAGCGGAGATTCAGGCAATCGTCGAAGAACAGCCGAATATGCTGACCGCGAACGGGCAGACCGGGATGATGACACTTGTGGGGGCGGATCTTGAAGCGGGACTTTCGGAGGAGGTCCAGTCCGCCGTCCTGCAGAATATCAAGGTCATCATCGACGCGATTCCCCAGCCACCGGGAGTAACGGTTACCGTCACGGGCTCCCCGGCCTTTGCCGAGGAGATGCAGGAGGAGATGGGCACCTCCACCGGTATGCTGATAGGGCTTGCCCTTCTCCTCATGGTCGTTGCGATGGGGCTTCTCTTCGGCAACGTCCGGTACCGGTTCCTCCCTGTCGCGATCGTCGTGATGGGCGTCATCCTCAGTTTCGGGGTGATGGGCTGGAGTAAAACCCCGCTCTCGATGGTCGTGATGGCCGCCTTCCCGGTGATGATCGGTATCGGGATCGACTACGCCATCCAGTTCCAGACGCGTTTTGACGAGGAGGTCAGAAAAGGGTCCATCAGGGATGCGGTCACCACCACGATCACCCAGTCGGGTCCTGCGGTGATGGTTGCGCTGGGTGCCACGTGTCTTGGATTCTTTGCGCTGAGTATAGCTCCCTTTCCCATGGTTGTTGATTTCGGCGTTATATGTATCATCGGTGTCGCCTGCTGCTACCTCTCCGCCCTTGTGGTCATTCCGACCTTCGGAACGCTGGTCCAGTACCGCCCACTGGAATCACGTGAGGTGCGCTCGAAAGGGAAGAAGTCGGGCCCCGGCATGATGGAGCGCTACGATATGGCGCTCGGAAGCGTTGCCGGGAAGATCGCGAACAACCCGGTTCCCATTCTCCTCCTGCTCGGGTGCGTTGCGGTGCTCGGCATCCCGCTCGACAGCGAGGTGATCATCAGCACCGACGAGGAGTCGATGGTGCCGCAGGATATGCCCGCGATGGTGAGCATGTCAAAACTTGGGGATGTCGTCGGGTCGACCTCGTCCCTCCCGCTTATCGTCCGTTCTAATGATGTCCTCGCCCCCGATGTCCTTCAATGGATGGATGAGTTCGGGAACTATGCGACGGACCACAATGACGAAATCACCGGAGCAACGAGTATTGCAACCCTTCTGACGGCGGCAAACGGAGGAACGCTCCCGACGGACAAGGTCGCAATCGAGGAGGCGCTTGCCCTCATTCCCGAAGACACGCGGGAGGGATACCTGACCGGCGGCACCGAGGCGGTGATACAGTTTTCGATGATCGATATCTCGATGTCCGAAGCCGACGGGGTGGTAAGCAAGCTCGAAAGCGACCTTGACTGGAGAGAACCGCCTGCAGGCGTAACAGCGGTCTTCAGCGGGCAGATCGTGATGTTCACCGGTATGATCAGTGATATCACCGAGTCCAAGGCCGGGATGAACATCCTTGGGTTCATCCTCATAACAGGCTTTTTGATCCTGGTCTACCGGCGTGTCGCGGCCATCACGCCGATGATTCCCATCATCATGATCATCGGGTGGAACACGGTCATCATGTATGTCCTCGGCCTCCAGTACAACCTCCTGACGGCGACTCTCGGGGCGATGTCCATCGGTATCGCCTCCGAGTATACGATCCTCATCATGGAACGGTATGATGAGGAACGGGAACGGGGTTGCGGGTGCACTGAGGCCATTCAGACGGCCATCCAGAAGATAGGAACGGCGATCACCATCTCAGGGCTGACGACGGTCTTCGGCTTCTCGGCGCTCACGCTCTCGGATTTCCCCATCATGTCCAACTTCGGGCTGGTGACGGTGCTCACCGTGGGCTTCTCGCTCATAGGAGCAATCCTCGTGATGCCTGCGGTGCTCTCGCTCACCTGCAGGTACCGGGATCACCATGCGAAGAACGAGAATGCAGCTGTAGGGCATTGA
- a CDS encoding MFS transporter, which translates to MVPAATPSVLSRRCLAALLLTTCLSSFATPYISSGVQIALPVIAAEYGVSATLIGWVPTAFLLPYAIFLLPFGKIADTWGRRRIFLGGTATMTAGIAIAGLAPGFWFILFGMAVAGFGSAMTFATSVPLLTTNYPLRERGKVIGINTAVVYIGLSSGPFIGGILTDAFGWRALYIAAVPAALAALAAGALFVPRDPGQKHEQTLRFDGYGTAVYAAGLILLIIGASRLPELWAAALVVAGTAAIAGFLAWEGRTANPIFPVRTFVGNRPFTYSNVAALINYSSTYAITFLLSMYLYHIQGFSTAAAGTVLVAQPVMMAITTPLAGRLSDRIEPRLLATAGMAIVAAGLFALAFVGWDTPVAAVVAILLFLGFGYGVFSSPNMNSIMSSVADSRAGIASATAGTMRVLGQIASMAIAMTAFSVVIGTVVISPEVADQLLRAISASFVVFGCLCTVGIWFSYARGDLRPKT; encoded by the coding sequence ATGGTACCCGCCGCCACCCCTTCCGTCCTCTCCAGAAGATGCCTTGCCGCCCTTCTCCTGACGACCTGCCTTTCGTCCTTTGCCACCCCCTATATCTCCTCCGGTGTCCAGATTGCCCTGCCCGTCATCGCGGCGGAGTATGGTGTCAGCGCGACGCTCATCGGGTGGGTACCGACCGCGTTTCTCCTCCCGTACGCCATCTTTCTCCTCCCGTTCGGGAAGATCGCCGACACCTGGGGACGGCGGAGGATCTTCCTCGGCGGCACCGCGACGATGACGGCAGGCATTGCAATCGCAGGCCTCGCACCCGGATTCTGGTTCATCCTTTTCGGGATGGCGGTGGCGGGATTCGGGAGCGCCATGACCTTTGCAACATCCGTCCCGCTTCTCACCACCAACTACCCGCTCCGGGAGCGTGGCAAGGTGATCGGCATCAATACGGCGGTCGTCTATATCGGCCTCTCCTCCGGTCCGTTCATCGGCGGCATCCTTACCGACGCCTTCGGATGGCGGGCCCTCTACATCGCAGCCGTCCCGGCGGCGCTCGCCGCCCTTGCAGCGGGCGCACTCTTCGTACCCCGTGATCCCGGGCAGAAGCACGAACAGACCCTTCGTTTCGATGGGTACGGAACAGCCGTCTATGCAGCGGGGCTCATCCTGCTCATCATCGGTGCCTCGCGTCTCCCCGAACTCTGGGCGGCAGCCCTGGTGGTTGCAGGAACGGCAGCCATTGCCGGCTTTCTCGCATGGGAGGGAAGGACTGCAAACCCAATCTTTCCCGTGCGGACATTCGTGGGAAACCGCCCCTTCACCTACTCGAATGTCGCAGCCCTCATCAACTACTCTTCCACGTATGCAATCACGTTCCTCCTCTCGATGTACCTCTATCACATCCAGGGATTTTCGACAGCGGCCGCCGGCACCGTCCTCGTCGCCCAGCCGGTGATGATGGCGATCACCACCCCGCTTGCCGGCCGCCTCTCGGACCGCATCGAACCCCGGCTTCTTGCCACCGCAGGAATGGCCATCGTCGCCGCCGGGCTCTTTGCACTCGCCTTTGTCGGATGGGACACCCCGGTTGCGGCGGTAGTGGCCATCCTCCTCTTCCTCGGATTCGGCTATGGCGTCTTCTCCTCGCCGAACATGAACTCGATCATGAGTTCGGTGGCGGATTCGCGGGCGGGCATCGCCTCGGCGACCGCCGGGACGATGCGGGTCCTTGGGCAGATCGCCTCCATGGCAATTGCGATGACCGCCTTCTCCGTCGTCATCGGAACCGTCGTCATCTCCCCGGAGGTGGCGGATCAGCTGCTCCGGGCAATCTCCGCCTCATTCGTCGTCTTCGGCTGCCTCTGTACGGTCGGCATCTGGTTCTCCTATGCCCGTGGAGATCTCCGGCCGAAGACCTGA
- a CDS encoding helix-turn-helix transcriptional regulator, protein MQTKMKEFRARHGITQADLADRVGVRRETIVHLEKGTYTPSLRLAWQIACELETTVDELFSFDDEVPQNGQKKE, encoded by the coding sequence ATGCAGACAAAAATGAAGGAATTTCGTGCCCGGCACGGCATCACCCAGGCCGATCTTGCAGACCGCGTGGGGGTCCGGCGCGAGACGATCGTCCATCTCGAGAAGGGAACCTACACCCCCTCCCTGCGCCTCGCATGGCAGATTGCTTGCGAACTGGAGACGACGGTGGACGAGCTCTTCAGCTTCGATGACGAAGTCCCGCAGAATGGACAGAAGAAAGAATAG
- the arsM gene encoding arsenite methyltransferase — translation MTKRPADTGIPEDEKGIRDTVREKYAAVAGNECGCCCGGPDLDAIADALGYSEEELEKVPEGAHLGLGCGNPLALAALKGGETVLDLGSGAGFDCFLAAYRVGPKGHVIGVDMTHEMVARARKNAEIAGLSQVEFRLGEIEHLPVEDESIDLVISNCVINLSPDKEQVFREAYRVLRNGASLMISDIVVTGVLPDEVRGSAAMYAGCIAGAVEQEEYIRLLEKAGFHEIEILESRPYPLEQTGCCTPGEELIEGLTLTKEEVARIGDAIASVKIRAAKK, via the coding sequence GTGACCAAACGACCAGCAGATACAGGAATTCCGGAAGACGAAAAGGGGATTAGGGATACGGTGCGGGAGAAATATGCGGCGGTCGCCGGGAATGAATGCGGCTGCTGCTGCGGCGGGCCGGACCTCGACGCCATCGCCGACGCCCTCGGGTACAGCGAGGAGGAGCTCGAAAAGGTCCCCGAAGGCGCCCATCTCGGTCTCGGGTGTGGCAACCCGCTCGCCCTTGCTGCCCTGAAGGGCGGGGAGACGGTCCTCGACCTCGGGTCGGGAGCGGGGTTCGACTGTTTCCTTGCCGCCTACCGGGTCGGACCAAAGGGCCATGTGATAGGGGTTGACATGACCCACGAGATGGTGGCCCGGGCCCGCAAGAATGCGGAGATCGCCGGGTTATCGCAGGTGGAATTCCGGCTCGGAGAGATCGAGCACCTCCCGGTAGAGGACGAATCGATCGACCTCGTCATCTCCAACTGCGTCATCAACCTCTCTCCGGACAAGGAACAGGTCTTCCGCGAGGCCTATCGCGTCCTAAGAAACGGGGCCAGCCTCATGATCTCGGATATCGTCGTGACGGGCGTTCTTCCCGACGAGGTGCGGGGATCGGCGGCGATGTACGCAGGATGCATCGCCGGGGCCGTTGAACAGGAGGAGTACATCCGCCTCCTGGAGAAGGCGGGATTCCATGAGATCGAGATCCTCGAATCCCGGCCGTATCCCCTCGAACAGACCGGCTGCTGTACCCCCGGAGAGGAGCTCATCGAGGGACTGACCCTCACGAAGGAAGAGGTTGCCCGTATCGGCGATGCCATCGCCTCGGTAAAGATACGGGCGGCAAAAAAGTAG
- a CDS encoding exonuclease SbcCD subunit D C-terminal domain-containing protein: MRILHTSDWHLGMTLCGRRREKESAEFLAWLAGVIRDTDVDVLLVTGDIFDNGTPPTWAQRLYYRFLMEAAEAGCRHIIITAGNHDSPTFLEAPRHLLEALNIHVVGSAGTDDMRIIPLPSEGGETGLLVCAVPYLRDRDIRRSAPGESVADKAARVREGIQQHYRDVWDAAVAMRRETGTEVPVVLTGHLFAAGGITVEGDGVRDRLAGSLDRVGADVFDGDAAYVALGHLHVPQTVGGRTTVRYPGSPVPVGFAEAGQEKEVLIVDVAAGAPTIIEPVSVPCFQRLATLQGDMDDIADGLAALKMEGTPVWAEVIYDGDEVPGDLMAWVAELTGESTIEVLRVTDARLVSQAIRAGEGCEDLSRLTETEVFLRCMDDRNVPEDQRGVLMDAFIEILDAVHLSPDETEEEA; encoded by the coding sequence ATGAGGATCCTCCACACCTCCGACTGGCACTTGGGAATGACGCTGTGCGGCAGACGCCGCGAGAAAGAGTCGGCCGAATTTCTTGCATGGCTCGCGGGTGTGATCAGGGATACGGACGTCGACGTCCTCCTCGTCACCGGCGATATCTTCGACAACGGCACCCCTCCGACGTGGGCCCAGAGGCTCTATTACCGCTTTTTGATGGAGGCCGCAGAGGCAGGGTGCCGCCATATCATCATCACCGCCGGAAATCATGACTCTCCGACGTTTCTCGAGGCTCCCCGCCACCTCCTCGAAGCGCTCAATATCCATGTCGTCGGGTCTGCCGGAACGGACGATATGCGGATCATCCCGCTCCCCAGTGAGGGCGGGGAGACCGGCCTCCTCGTCTGCGCCGTCCCGTACCTCCGCGACCGGGACATCCGGCGGTCGGCGCCCGGCGAGTCCGTCGCCGACAAGGCTGCACGGGTCCGCGAGGGGATACAGCAGCATTACCGGGATGTCTGGGACGCGGCAGTGGCGATGCGCCGGGAGACGGGAACGGAGGTGCCCGTCGTCCTGACCGGCCACCTCTTTGCGGCAGGCGGTATCACCGTCGAGGGCGACGGGGTGCGTGACCGGCTCGCAGGCTCCCTCGATCGCGTCGGGGCCGACGTCTTTGACGGGGATGCCGCATACGTCGCGCTCGGGCACCTCCATGTCCCCCAGACGGTCGGAGGCCGCACAACCGTCCGGTATCCCGGCAGTCCCGTCCCCGTCGGCTTCGCCGAGGCCGGACAGGAGAAGGAGGTGCTCATTGTCGATGTTGCAGCCGGCGCCCCCACTATCATAGAACCCGTCTCCGTCCCCTGCTTCCAGCGGCTCGCCACCCTCCAGGGTGATATGGATGACATCGCGGACGGACTGGCAGCCCTGAAGATGGAGGGAACTCCCGTCTGGGCCGAGGTGATCTACGACGGCGACGAGGTTCCCGGCGACCTGATGGCCTGGGTCGCCGAACTGACCGGCGAATCCACTATCGAGGTGCTCCGGGTTACGGATGCCCGGCTGGTTTCGCAGGCGATTCGCGCCGGCGAGGGCTGCGAGGATCTGTCCCGGCTGACCGAAACGGAGGTATTCCTGCGCTGCATGGACGACAGAAACGTCCCGGAGGACCAGCGGGGAGTGCTGATGGATGCATTCATAGAGATCCTCGATGCCGTCCACCTCTCCCCTGATGAAACGGAGGAGGAGGCATGA